A stretch of Pseudomonas taetrolens DNA encodes these proteins:
- the oadA gene encoding sodium-extruding oxaloacetate decarboxylase subunit alpha, with product MSKKIFVTDTILRDAHQSLLATRMRTEDMLPICDKLDKVGYWSLEVWGGATFDACVRFLKEDPWERLRQLRAALPNTRLQMLLRGQNLLGYRHYSDDVVKAFVAKAAVNGIDVFRIFDAMNDVRNLRVAIEAVKAAGKHAQGTIAYTTSPVHTTEAFVAQAKQMEAMGCDSVAIKDMAGLLTPFATGELVKALKAEISLPVFIHSHDTAGLAAMCQLKAIENGADHIDTAISSFAWGTSHPGTESMVAALKGSEYDTGLDLALLQEIGMYFYAVRKKYHQFESEFTAVDTRVQVNQVPGGMISNLANQLKEQGALNRMSEVLAEIPRVREDLGFPPLVTPTSQIVGTQAFFNVLAGERYKTITNEVKLYLQGGYGKAPGVVNEKLRRQAIGNEELIDVRPADLLKPEMVKLRGEIGALAKSEEDVLTFAMFPDIGRKFLEERAAGTLSPEVLLPIPEAGGVSKAGGEGVPTEFVIDVHGESYRVDITGVGVKAEGKRHFYLSIDGMPEEVVFEPLNEFVGGSASKRRQASEPGHVSTAMPGNIVDVLVNVGDIVKAGQSVLITEAMKMETEVQAAIAGKVVTIHVIKGDRVNPGEILIEIEA from the coding sequence ATGTCCAAGAAGATTTTCGTAACTGACACCATCCTGCGTGATGCTCACCAGTCGCTGCTGGCCACTCGCATGCGCACTGAAGACATGCTGCCGATCTGCGACAAGCTCGACAAAGTCGGCTACTGGTCTCTGGAAGTGTGGGGCGGTGCCACCTTTGACGCTTGCGTACGTTTCCTTAAAGAAGACCCGTGGGAGCGCCTGCGTCAGTTGCGCGCCGCCTTGCCTAACACGCGTCTGCAAATGCTGTTGCGTGGGCAGAACCTGCTGGGCTATCGCCATTACAGCGACGACGTGGTCAAAGCGTTTGTGGCCAAGGCGGCGGTTAACGGGATCGACGTGTTCCGCATCTTTGATGCCATGAACGACGTACGTAACCTGCGTGTCGCTATCGAGGCGGTCAAAGCTGCCGGCAAGCATGCCCAGGGCACTATCGCGTACACCACCAGCCCTGTGCACACCACTGAAGCGTTTGTGGCTCAAGCCAAGCAAATGGAAGCCATGGGTTGCGACTCGGTAGCAATCAAGGACATGGCCGGCCTGCTGACGCCGTTCGCGACGGGTGAGCTGGTCAAGGCGCTGAAAGCTGAAATCAGCCTGCCTGTTTTTATTCACTCCCACGACACCGCCGGGCTGGCTGCCATGTGCCAGCTCAAGGCGATCGAAAACGGTGCCGACCATATCGACACCGCGATCTCCAGCTTCGCATGGGGCACCAGCCACCCGGGTACCGAATCGATGGTCGCAGCCCTTAAAGGCAGCGAATACGACACCGGTCTGGACCTGGCGCTGCTGCAGGAAATTGGCATGTACTTCTACGCTGTGCGTAAGAAGTATCACCAGTTTGAAAGCGAGTTCACGGCTGTCGACACCCGTGTTCAGGTCAACCAGGTACCGGGCGGGATGATTTCCAACCTTGCCAACCAGCTCAAAGAGCAAGGCGCTCTAAACCGCATGAGCGAGGTGTTGGCTGAGATCCCGCGCGTGCGTGAAGACCTGGGCTTCCCTCCGCTGGTGACGCCAACCTCGCAAATTGTCGGTACCCAGGCGTTCTTTAACGTGCTGGCGGGTGAGCGCTACAAGACCATCACCAACGAAGTGAAGCTGTATCTGCAAGGTGGCTACGGCAAGGCACCGGGGGTGGTGAATGAGAAGCTGCGCCGTCAGGCCATCGGTAACGAAGAGTTGATCGATGTGCGTCCGGCTGACTTGCTCAAGCCTGAAATGGTCAAGCTGCGTGGCGAAATTGGTGCGCTGGCCAAATCCGAAGAAGACGTGCTGACCTTCGCCATGTTCCCGGACATCGGTCGCAAATTCCTTGAAGAGCGTGCTGCAGGTACTTTGTCTCCAGAAGTGTTGCTGCCAATCCCGGAAGCGGGTGGTGTCAGCAAGGCGGGCGGCGAAGGGGTGCCAACCGAGTTCGTGATCGACGTGCACGGTGAAAGTTACCGCGTCGACATTACCGGTGTTGGCGTTAAGGCGGAAGGCAAGCGCCACTTCTACCTGTCCATCGACGGTATGCCGGAAGAGGTTGTGTTTGAACCACTCAACGAATTCGTCGGCGGCTCTGCAAGCAAGCGCAGGCAAGCCAGCGAGCCGGGTCATGTCAGCACTGCCATGCCGGGCAACATCGTTGATGTACTGGTCAATGTTGGCGACATCGTCAAGGCAGGCCAGTCGGTACTCATCACCGAAGCCATGAAAATGGAGACCGAAGTACAGGCCGCGATCGCTGGCAAGGTCGTCACCATTCACGTGATCAAGGGTGACCGCGTCAACCCGGGCGAGATTCTTATCGAAATCGAAGCCTGA
- a CDS encoding acetyl-CoA carboxylase biotin carboxylase subunit: MIKKILIANRGEIAVRIVRACAEMGIRSVAVYSEADRHALHVKRADESHSIGDDPLAGYLNPRKLVNLAVETGCDALHPGYGFLSENAELADICAERGIKFIGPAAEVIRRMGDKTEARRSMIKAGVPVTPGTEGNVADIHEALLEGERIGYPVMLKATSGGGGRGIRRCNSREELEQAFPRVISEATKAFGSAEVFLEKCIVNPKHIEAQILGDSFGNVVHLFERDCSIQRRNQKLIEIAPSPQLTPEQRAYIGDLSVRAAKAVGYENAGTVEFLLAEGEVYFMEMNTRVQVEHTITEEITGIDIVREQIRIASGLPLSIKQEDIHHRGFALQFRINAEDPKNNFLPSFGKITRYYAPGGPGVRTDTAIYTGYTIPPYYDSMCLKLVVWALTWEEAMDRGLRALDDMRLQGVKTTAAYYQEILRNPEFRSGQFNTSFVESHPELTNYSIKRKPEELALAIAAAIAAHAGL, from the coding sequence GTGATAAAAAAGATCCTGATCGCCAACCGCGGAGAAATTGCCGTCCGTATCGTGCGCGCTTGTGCCGAGATGGGTATTCGCTCAGTTGCGGTCTATTCCGAAGCTGACCGGCATGCTTTGCACGTAAAGCGTGCAGATGAATCACACAGCATTGGTGATGACCCGCTGGCCGGTTACCTCAACCCGCGCAAGCTGGTGAACCTGGCAGTTGAAACCGGTTGTGATGCCTTGCATCCCGGTTACGGCTTTTTGTCAGAGAATGCCGAGCTGGCTGATATCTGCGCTGAGCGCGGGATCAAGTTCATCGGGCCGGCGGCTGAAGTCATTCGCCGCATGGGTGACAAGACCGAAGCGCGCCGCAGCATGATCAAGGCGGGTGTACCGGTTACCCCGGGCACTGAAGGCAACGTTGCCGACATCCATGAAGCATTGCTTGAAGGCGAGCGCATTGGCTATCCGGTCATGCTCAAGGCTACCTCGGGTGGTGGCGGTCGTGGCATTCGTCGCTGCAACAGCCGTGAAGAGCTTGAACAAGCGTTCCCGCGAGTGATCTCTGAAGCCACCAAAGCTTTTGGCTCGGCTGAAGTGTTCCTCGAAAAATGCATCGTTAACCCCAAACACATCGAAGCCCAGATTCTTGGCGACAGCTTTGGCAACGTGGTGCACTTGTTTGAGCGCGATTGCTCGATCCAGCGCCGCAACCAGAAGCTTATCGAAATCGCCCCAAGTCCTCAGTTGACCCCGGAGCAGCGCGCCTACATCGGTGACTTGTCTGTGCGCGCAGCCAAGGCCGTGGGTTACGAGAACGCCGGTACCGTGGAGTTCCTGCTCGCCGAAGGCGAGGTGTACTTCATGGAGATGAACACTCGAGTGCAGGTGGAACACACCATCACCGAAGAAATCACCGGCATCGATATTGTTCGCGAACAGATTCGCATCGCCTCCGGCCTGCCGCTGTCGATCAAGCAAGAAGATATCCATCACCGGGGTTTTGCCCTGCAGTTCCGAATCAACGCTGAAGATCCGAAAAACAACTTCCTGCCCAGCTTCGGCAAGATCACCCGTTATTACGCGCCCGGCGGTCCTGGCGTGCGTACCGACACGGCGATCTACACCGGTTACACCATTCCACCGTATTACGACTCCATGTGTCTGAAACTGGTGGTATGGGCGCTGACTTGGGAAGAGGCGATGGACCGTGGTTTGCGCGCCCTCGACGACATGCGTCTGCAAGGGGTGAAGACCACCGCCGCGTATTACCAGGAAATTCTGCGTAACCCGGAATTCCGTAGTGGCCAGTTCAATACCAGCTTCGTAGAGAGCCACCCTGAACTGACCAACTACTCGATCAAGCGCAAACCCGAAGAGCTGGCTCTGGCCATCGCTGCTGCCATCGCCGCCCACGCAGGCCTGTGA
- a CDS encoding LysR family transcriptional regulator yields the protein MRKSLMRITLRQLQIFNEVCDLRSYSRAAEEMSLTQPAVSLQIRQLEELIGQPLFDYVGKKLYMTEAAEALQRASRDIFGRLENLDMQLSDMLGSLQGQLKLAVESSAKYFIPHLFAAFKRQHPEVNLQLTVVNRAQAVRRLSDNRDDLVIMSMVPQDMGLEFLPFLNNPIIAVAPVDHPLCAQSPLHLRDLEPFTLLMREQGSGTRLACEEYFKEKRVHFSQTLEVASTDAQRECAVAGLGVALLTRHAVSLELATGLLRELPIEELPLYRSWCVVQAKAKRLSPVAHAFLGFIRSERLLISALVERFAGHLPARPANS from the coding sequence ATGCGTAAGTCATTGATGCGTATCACATTACGACAGCTTCAAATCTTCAATGAAGTCTGCGATTTACGCTCTTACAGCCGCGCAGCTGAAGAAATGTCTCTGACACAACCAGCCGTGAGCCTACAAATTCGCCAGCTTGAAGAGCTGATTGGGCAACCTTTATTCGATTACGTCGGCAAAAAGCTATACATGACCGAGGCCGCTGAAGCGCTTCAGCGCGCCAGCCGAGATATTTTCGGGCGGCTGGAAAACCTCGATATGCAGCTGTCGGACATGCTGGGGTCACTGCAGGGGCAACTGAAATTAGCGGTCGAATCGAGTGCTAAATATTTTATTCCGCATTTATTTGCGGCTTTCAAACGCCAGCACCCGGAGGTCAATTTGCAACTCACGGTGGTGAATCGGGCACAGGCCGTGCGCCGACTGTCTGATAACCGCGATGACCTAGTGATCATGTCGATGGTGCCGCAGGACATGGGCCTGGAGTTTTTGCCCTTTTTGAATAACCCGATCATCGCGGTTGCACCGGTCGACCATCCACTATGCGCGCAGAGCCCTTTGCATTTAAGAGATCTGGAACCCTTTACGTTGCTCATGCGCGAACAGGGTTCAGGCACACGCCTTGCCTGCGAAGAGTATTTCAAAGAAAAGCGTGTGCACTTCAGCCAAACTCTGGAAGTGGCTTCCACCGATGCTCAGCGTGAATGTGCAGTGGCCGGGTTGGGCGTGGCCTTGTTGACGCGCCACGCCGTTAGCCTGGAGCTGGCGACCGGCTTGCTGCGCGAGCTGCCGATCGAAGAGTTGCCGCTGTATCGCAGTTGGTGCGTGGTGCAGGCCAAAGCCAAGCGCCTGTCACCGGTAGCCCATGCATTTTTAGGGTTTATTCGCAGTGAGCGTCTGTTAATCAGCGCACTGGTCGAGCGCTTCGCCGGTCACTTGCCGGCGCGGCCTGCCAATAGTTGA
- a CDS encoding PA3496 family putative envelope integrity protein yields MAQSYEERNSAVKTRRQQEDQRRMAFRRAIEDHTSQRQLRLETADYPDLNGINYWQAAPASDRRSARPVR; encoded by the coding sequence ATGGCTCAGTCCTACGAAGAACGCAATAGCGCCGTCAAAACTCGCCGTCAGCAGGAAGATCAGCGCCGCATGGCCTTCCGTCGCGCGATTGAAGACCATACGAGCCAGCGCCAACTGCGCCTGGAAACGGCTGATTACCCCGATCTCAATGGGATCAACTATTGGCAGGCCGCGCCGGCAAGTGACCGGCGAAGCGCTCGACCAGTGCGCTGA
- the hexR gene encoding transcriptional regulator HexR yields MNLLQHIAQSRHLLRKSELKVADHVLLDPAAVMHSSMADLAHSVGISEPTIVRFCRAIGCSGFQDLKLKLAQSLAAGASFGQFAIHEDDSVADYSLKIFDTTLHTLMDVREKLDPVALQRAVTAMSQAQRVEFYGFGASGAVAADAQHKFFRLLLTAAAYSDPHMQAMSAVTLKPTDVAICISQSGRSKDLLITANLVRESGATLITLCPSQTPLAELATVNLAIDVHEDTEIYTPLTSRIAHLVVIDVLAMGVAMARGPSLVNHLKSVKRSLRSLRLSPKSLKNIED; encoded by the coding sequence TTGAACTTGCTGCAACATATTGCCCAGTCGCGCCACTTGTTACGTAAATCGGAACTCAAGGTCGCCGATCACGTGCTGCTTGATCCTGCGGCTGTTATGCACAGTTCCATGGCCGACCTCGCCCACAGTGTTGGCATCAGCGAGCCGACCATCGTGCGCTTTTGTCGGGCGATCGGGTGTTCAGGATTTCAGGACCTTAAACTCAAGCTGGCACAAAGCCTTGCGGCAGGTGCCAGTTTTGGTCAGTTTGCGATCCATGAAGACGATTCTGTGGCTGACTACAGCCTGAAGATTTTCGATACCACGCTGCACACCTTGATGGATGTGCGCGAAAAACTGGATCCGGTTGCGCTGCAGCGTGCCGTGACAGCCATGTCACAAGCACAGCGGGTCGAATTTTATGGTTTTGGAGCGTCGGGCGCGGTGGCGGCTGATGCCCAGCACAAGTTTTTTCGCCTGTTGCTGACCGCAGCTGCTTATTCCGACCCGCACATGCAGGCCATGTCGGCTGTCACCTTAAAGCCCACTGATGTGGCGATTTGCATCTCTCAGTCCGGGCGCTCCAAAGATTTGCTGATCACCGCCAATCTAGTGCGTGAAAGCGGCGCGACCCTGATCACCTTGTGCCCGAGTCAAACCCCGCTGGCCGAGCTCGCTACCGTCAATCTGGCGATTGATGTCCACGAAGATACCGAAATCTATACCCCTCTGACTTCGCGCATTGCCCATCTGGTGGTGATTGACGTGCTGGCTATGGGCGTAGCCATGGCTCGCGGTCCAAGCCTGGTCAACCACCTCAAAAGCGTTAAACGCAGCCTTCGTAGTTTGCGCCTGTCACCCAAGTCATTGAAAAATATCGAAGATTAA
- the uvrD gene encoding DNA helicase II, which produces MRDDLSLLLNSLNDAQRQAVTASVGRQLVLAGAGSGKTRVLVHRIAWLIQVENASPHSVLSVTFTNKAAAEMRHRIEQLMGINPAGMWVGTFHGLAHRLLRAHWQEAGLSQTFQILDSDDQQRLVKRVIRELGLDEQRWPVRQAQWFINGQKDEGLRPKHIQASGDLFLATMRNIYEAYEVACQRAGVIDFSELLLRALDLWRDHPGLLAHYQKRFRHILVDEFQDTNAVQYAWLRLLAKGGDSLMVVGDDDQSIYGWRGAKIENIYQYSTDFPDAETIRLEQNYRSTAGILKAANALIANNSGRMGKELWTDGGEGEAINLYAAFNEHDEARYVVETIESALKTGLAHSDIAILYRSNAQSRVLEEALLRERIPYRIYGGQRFFERAEIKNAMAYMRLLEGRGNDAALERVINVPARGIGEKTVEAIREHARHSDVSMWEAMRQLIANKALPGRASGAIAGFIELIENLSAKVMEMPLHLMTQTVIEQSGLIAYHQAEKGEKGQARVENLEELVSAARNFESNDEDEELSPLAAFLGHASLEAGDTQAEEHEDGIQLMTLHSAKGLEFPYVFLVGMEEGLFPHKMSLEEPGRLEEERRLAYVGITRAMHNLVMTYAETRRLYGSETYNKVSRFVREVPKGLIQEVRLSNSVSRPFGGGQKQSASTLFGGSEIPETEFKLGQMVKHAVFGEGVILNFEGAGAQARVQVNFSEGSKWLMMGYAKLEAV; this is translated from the coding sequence ATGCGCGATGATCTCTCTCTCTTGTTAAATTCCCTCAACGATGCCCAACGTCAGGCCGTCACGGCCAGTGTCGGGCGTCAGTTGGTTCTGGCCGGCGCAGGTTCCGGCAAAACCCGTGTGTTGGTGCACCGTATCGCCTGGTTGATCCAGGTCGAAAACGCCTCCCCGCACTCTGTGCTGTCGGTGACCTTCACCAACAAGGCCGCTGCCGAGATGCGCCACCGCATCGAACAGCTCATGGGCATCAACCCGGCCGGCATGTGGGTAGGCACCTTCCACGGCCTCGCACATCGTCTGCTGCGGGCGCACTGGCAAGAAGCCGGGCTGAGCCAGACCTTCCAGATTCTCGACAGCGATGACCAGCAACGCTTGGTCAAACGTGTGATTCGTGAACTCGGGCTGGACGAACAACGCTGGCCAGTGCGTCAGGCGCAATGGTTTATCAACGGTCAAAAAGACGAAGGTCTGCGCCCTAAACATATTCAAGCCAGCGGCGACTTGTTCCTGGCCACCATGCGCAACATCTACGAAGCCTACGAAGTTGCATGCCAACGCGCAGGCGTAATCGACTTCTCTGAACTGCTGTTGCGTGCCCTGGACCTGTGGCGTGACCATCCGGGCTTGCTGGCGCATTACCAGAAGCGTTTCCGGCATATTCTGGTGGACGAATTCCAGGATACCAACGCCGTTCAGTATGCGTGGCTACGATTACTGGCCAAGGGCGGCGACAGCCTGATGGTCGTAGGGGATGACGACCAATCGATTTATGGCTGGCGCGGCGCCAAGATTGAGAACATCTACCAGTACTCGACCGACTTCCCGGATGCCGAAACCATCCGCCTGGAGCAAAACTATCGCTCCACCGCCGGTATCCTCAAAGCGGCCAACGCCCTGATTGCCAATAACAGCGGACGTATGGGCAAAGAGCTGTGGACCGACGGCGGCGAAGGCGAAGCAATCAATCTATACGCGGCCTTCAACGAACATGACGAAGCACGTTACGTTGTCGAAACCATCGAAAGCGCCCTGAAAACCGGTCTTGCTCACAGCGATATCGCTATTTTGTACCGCTCCAACGCCCAATCACGTGTGCTTGAAGAAGCGCTGCTGCGTGAGCGTATTCCGTACCGTATTTACGGTGGCCAACGCTTCTTCGAGCGGGCGGAAATCAAAAATGCCATGGCTTATATGCGCCTGCTGGAAGGTCGAGGCAATGACGCCGCTCTGGAGCGGGTCATCAACGTACCGGCTCGCGGCATCGGTGAAAAAACCGTCGAAGCCATTCGCGAACACGCTCGACACAGCGATGTGTCAATGTGGGAAGCGATGCGCCAACTGATCGCCAATAAAGCCCTGCCAGGTCGCGCTTCGGGTGCCATCGCCGGCTTTATCGAACTGATCGAAAACCTGTCGGCAAAAGTCATGGAGATGCCTCTGCATCTGATGACCCAAACCGTGATCGAACAAAGCGGGCTGATTGCCTACCACCAGGCGGAAAAAGGCGAAAAGGGCCAGGCCCGGGTAGAGAACCTTGAGGAACTGGTCAGCGCGGCGCGCAACTTCGAAAGCAATGACGAAGACGAAGAACTGTCGCCTCTGGCGGCTTTCCTCGGTCACGCCTCGCTGGAAGCCGGTGACACCCAGGCTGAAGAACATGAAGACGGCATCCAGTTGATGACGCTGCACAGCGCCAAAGGGCTGGAATTTCCATATGTGTTCCTGGTCGGCATGGAAGAAGGTCTGTTCCCTCACAAGATGAGTCTGGAAGAACCCGGCCGCCTTGAAGAAGAACGCCGTCTGGCCTACGTGGGCATCACTCGGGCCATGCACAATCTGGTCATGACTTATGCTGAAACCCGACGCTTGTACGGTAGCGAAACCTATAACAAGGTTTCGCGTTTCGTACGCGAAGTACCCAAAGGTCTGATTCAGGAAGTTCGGCTTTCCAACAGCGTCAGCCGTCCTTTCGGCGGCGGCCAAAAGCAAAGCGCCAGCACTTTGTTTGGCGGATCAGAGATCCCTGAAACCGAATTCAAACTCGGTCAGATGGTGAAGCATGCCGTGTTTGGTGAAGGCGTTATCCTCAACTTTGAGGGCGCTGGCGCTCAAGCGCGGGTGCAAGTCAACTTCTCCGAAGGCAGCAAGTGGCTGATGATGGGCTATGCCAAACTTGAGGCTGTCTGA
- a CDS encoding Tim44 domain-containing protein: MKRFLSIAMALCIGLTMSLDANAKRFGGGKSFGSAPSHQTRQAAPAAAPAAAGAAAKAGGASRWLGPLAGLAAGGLLASMFMGDGFQGMQIFDILIMAVIAFLIFRFIAARRRKQQTFMAPAGHAPMQREAFDAKPAAASIFGGSSAARPVINAPAWFNEQNFLEAARNHFQSLQQHWDANEMDKIAEFVTPQMLDFLKRERADLGDGFQSTYIDNLTVQLDGLDDRADKTIATLTFSGVSKSSRFDQGEVFSESWNMERQQGENQPWLVAGIRQNG, encoded by the coding sequence ATGAAACGTTTTCTTAGCATCGCCATGGCGTTGTGCATCGGCTTGACGATGAGCCTCGACGCAAACGCCAAACGCTTCGGCGGTGGCAAGAGTTTTGGTTCGGCCCCTAGCCACCAAACTCGCCAAGCCGCTCCAGCCGCCGCTCCTGCTGCTGCGGGCGCAGCAGCCAAGGCCGGTGGTGCTTCGCGCTGGTTAGGCCCTTTGGCCGGCCTCGCTGCTGGTGGCCTGCTGGCCTCCATGTTCATGGGCGACGGCTTCCAGGGCATGCAGATCTTCGACATTCTGATCATGGCAGTCATTGCCTTCCTGATCTTCCGCTTCATCGCCGCGCGTCGTCGTAAACAGCAGACTTTCATGGCGCCTGCTGGTCACGCACCGATGCAACGTGAAGCCTTCGATGCCAAACCTGCAGCTGCGTCGATCTTCGGCGGCAGTTCGGCAGCACGTCCGGTGATCAACGCACCGGCCTGGTTCAACGAACAAAACTTCCTGGAAGCTGCGCGCAACCATTTCCAATCCCTGCAACAGCACTGGGATGCCAATGAAATGGACAAAATCGCCGAGTTCGTAACTCCGCAAATGCTCGACTTCCTCAAGCGCGAGCGTGCCGATCTGGGTGATGGATTCCAATCCACCTACATCGACAATCTGACCGTGCAACTGGACGGCCTGGATGATCGCGCAGACAAAACCATCGCCACGCTGACCTTCAGCGGCGTATCGAAGTCCTCGCGCTTTGATCAGGGTGAAGTCTTCAGCGAAAGCTGGAACATGGAACGCCAGCAAGGTGAAAACCAGCCGTGGCTGGTCGCCGGTATTCGCCAGAACGGCTGA
- a CDS encoding SMI1/KNR4 family protein, whose product MEEIIEELREKNEPVPVPLELPEEDQLVEIEEQLFIDIPFVFREFLLTVSDVVYGSLEPVTVTDPQSHTYLPEVAATAWDLGVPRELIPICQDGDDYYCVEEDGTVVLWSGEEELVTEETWESVWHWARDVWLES is encoded by the coding sequence GTGGAAGAGATCATCGAAGAACTACGCGAAAAAAACGAGCCTGTGCCGGTTCCTTTGGAACTGCCTGAGGAAGACCAGTTGGTGGAAATCGAAGAACAACTGTTCATCGACATCCCGTTTGTCTTCAGAGAATTTTTGCTGACCGTCAGTGATGTGGTGTACGGCAGCCTGGAACCGGTCACCGTGACCGATCCACAGTCCCATACCTATCTGCCAGAAGTTGCCGCGACCGCTTGGGACCTGGGCGTCCCCCGCGAGCTGATCCCGATCTGTCAGGACGGCGACGACTACTACTGTGTTGAAGAAGACGGCACCGTCGTTTTATGGTCTGGTGAAGAAGAGCTGGTTACCGAAGAAACCTGGGAATCGGTCTGGCACTGGGCGCGGGACGTCTGGCTGGAAAGCTGA
- a CDS encoding cation:proton antiporter codes for MHAISFIQDLAVIMLVAGVVTILFHRFKQPVVLGYIVAGFIIGPHTPPFGLIHDEETIKTLAELGVIFLMFCLGLEFSLRKLFKVGATAFIAAFMEITLMIWIGYEIGRWFDWNTMDSLFLGAILAISSTTIIVKALNDLKMKNERFAQLIFGVLIVEDILGIGIIALLSSIAVSGSVSPEEVFSTVGKLSLFMIVALVIGILLVPRVLAYVARFESNEMLLITVLGLCFGFCLLVVKLEYSMVLGAFLIGAIMAESRQLLKIERLIEPVRDLFSAIFFVAIGLMLDPAILWEYALPIVVITIAVVLGKMLSCGIGAFIAGNDGRTSLRVGMGLSQIGEFSFIIAALGMTLQVTSSFLYPVAVAVSVLTTLMTPYLIRAADPLSLKLAKVVPSRLSRVFGLYGEWLRSIQPQGEGALLVAMIRKILLQVGVNLALVIAIFFAGGYFAPRIGRYLQGWILEPSWQNGMIWGAALLLSLPFLIAAYRKLKALSMLLAEMGVKPEMAGRHTQRVRKVIAEVIPLLSLLVIFLLLSALSASILPTKELLMVIAVVAAGVVAVLWRWFVRVHTRMQVALLETLDNHKDNGQ; via the coding sequence ATGCATGCCATCAGTTTTATTCAGGATCTGGCAGTCATCATGCTGGTCGCGGGTGTAGTGACCATCCTTTTCCACCGTTTCAAGCAGCCGGTGGTGCTTGGTTATATCGTTGCGGGTTTTATTATCGGCCCGCATACCCCGCCTTTCGGCTTGATCCATGATGAAGAGACAATCAAAACCCTCGCCGAGCTGGGGGTGATTTTTTTGATGTTTTGCCTGGGACTGGAGTTCAGTCTGCGCAAGTTGTTCAAGGTGGGGGCCACGGCTTTTATCGCAGCGTTTATGGAAATTACGCTGATGATCTGGATCGGCTACGAAATTGGCCGCTGGTTCGACTGGAACACCATGGATTCGCTGTTTTTGGGGGCGATCCTGGCCATTTCGTCGACCACCATCATCGTTAAAGCGCTTAACGACCTGAAGATGAAAAACGAACGCTTTGCGCAGCTTATTTTTGGCGTATTGATCGTTGAGGACATCTTGGGTATCGGAATCATTGCGCTGCTGTCGAGCATTGCAGTCAGCGGCAGTGTCAGTCCTGAAGAGGTGTTTTCGACGGTCGGCAAGCTGTCACTCTTTATGATCGTAGCGCTGGTCATCGGCATTTTGCTGGTACCGCGAGTGCTGGCTTATGTGGCCCGGTTTGAGAGCAATGAAATGTTGCTGATTACCGTGCTCGGGCTGTGTTTTGGCTTTTGCCTGCTGGTGGTAAAGCTGGAGTACAGCATGGTCCTTGGGGCCTTTTTGATCGGCGCCATCATGGCCGAATCTCGGCAGTTGCTGAAAATAGAACGCTTGATCGAGCCAGTGCGTGATCTGTTCAGCGCTATTTTTTTCGTCGCCATCGGGCTGATGCTCGATCCGGCAATCCTTTGGGAATATGCGCTGCCGATCGTGGTGATAACCATCGCCGTAGTACTGGGGAAAATGCTTTCCTGCGGTATTGGTGCGTTTATCGCCGGTAATGACGGACGGACTTCATTGCGCGTAGGGATGGGGCTTTCTCAAATAGGCGAGTTTTCATTCATTATTGCGGCGCTGGGTATGACTCTTCAGGTCACCAGCAGCTTCCTGTACCCCGTAGCCGTCGCGGTATCGGTGTTGACGACCCTGATGACGCCTTACTTGATACGCGCCGCAGACCCGCTCTCGCTGAAGCTGGCGAAAGTGGTTCCTAGCCGTTTGTCACGGGTATTTGGGCTGTATGGAGAATGGTTGCGCAGTATTCAGCCTCAGGGAGAAGGGGCGTTATTGGTGGCCATGATCCGAAAAATCTTGCTGCAGGTTGGCGTAAACCTGGCATTGGTTATCGCTATTTTCTTTGCAGGTGGTTATTTCGCCCCCAGGATCGGGCGCTATTTACAGGGCTGGATTCTGGAGCCGAGCTGGCAGAACGGGATGATTTGGGGAGCCGCGTTATTACTGTCGCTGCCGTTCTTGATTGCGGCATACCGCAAGCTCAAGGCGCTATCGATGTTACTGGCAGAGATGGGGGTCAAGCCTGAAATGGCCGGACGTCATACACAACGTGTGCGCAAGGTGATCGCTGAAGTGATCCCGCTGCTGTCGTTGCTGGTGATCTTTTTGCTGCTCTCGGCATTGTCCGCGAGTATTTTGCCTACCAAAGAGCTGCTGATGGTCATTGCAGTGGTAGCGGCGGGTGTCGTTGCGGTGCTGTGGCGCTGGTTTGTCCGCGTCCATACGCGCATGCAGGTTGCGCTGTTGGAGACGCTGGACAATCACAAGGATAATGGCCAATGA